Proteins encoded together in one Vitis vinifera cultivar Pinot Noir 40024 chromosome 4, ASM3070453v1 window:
- the LOC100252473 gene encoding probable glycosyltransferase At5g25310, with translation METNYGTLVSLLSCLCVASVVVVCIVSGHYSQSIKFSGAEPGDSVATIELQTKVTASHEVRAVFSSQPPAFYVNRLRNHTLIRKIKKRTRYQGQEEGLARARASIRKAFSNLNRSSEIGGEDNNEVPTGDVYRNAGAFYQSYVEMEKRLKVYVYEEGEVPMIHDGPCKDIYTIEGRFIHEIEHGDGKFRTRDAERAHVYFMPFSVTWMVKYLYKPLTYNLTPLRQFVSDYVSVISTKYPFWNTTQGADHFMLACHDWGPHASRGHPVLYNTSIRVLCNANTSEGFNPQKDVSLPEIHLYGGNVNPKLLSPPPPNSPRPFLAFFAGGLHGPIRPILIQHWMGRDTDLRVYEYLPKDMDYYSLMLQSKYCLCPSGHEVASPRIVEAIYSECVPVILSDHYVLPFSDVLRWEAFSVKVEASEIPRLKEVLQAISEEKYTRLKEGVRAVRRHFELNQPAKRFDVFHMILHSVWLRRINLKLG, from the exons ATGGAGACTAACTATGGAACGCTTGTTTCGCTCCTTTCTTGTCTGTGCGTTGCGTCGGTGGTTGTGGTTTGCATAGTTTCGGGCCATTATAGTCAGTCCATAAAGTTTTCAGGTGCCGAACCAGGAGATTCAGTGGCCACGATCGAGTTGCAGACCAAGGTCACTGCCTCTCATGAGGTCCGAGCTGTTTTCTCCTCTCAACCTCCTGCTTTTTACGTCAATCGACTCAGAAACCATACTCTCATT agaaaaatcaagaaacgGACAAGATATCAAGGGCAGGAAGAAGGACTCGCTCGAGCGCGTGCTTCAATTCGCAAGGCGTTCTCGAATCTAAACCGATCGTCGGAGATCGGCGGAGAAGATAATAATGAGGTCCCCACCGGTGACGTGTATCGTAACGCCGGCGCATTTTATCA GAGCTACGTGGAGATGGAGAAAAGGTTGAAGGTGTACGTGTATGAAGAAGGGGAGGTGCCCATGATCCACGATGGACCGTGTAAGGACATATATACGATAGAAGGAAGGTTCATACACGAGATCGAGCATGGAGATGGGAAGTTCAGAACCAGAGATGCTGAGCGTGCTCACGTTTATTTCATGCCCTTCAGTGTTACGTGGATGGTGAAGTACCTCTACAAGCCTCTCACCTACAACCTCACTCCCCTTCGACAATTCGTGTCTGATTACGTGAGCGTCATCTCTACCAAGTACCCCTTTTGGAATACAACCCAAGGGGCTGATCACTTCATGCTTGCCTGTCATGATTGG GGTCCTCACGCATCACGGGGCCACCCAGTTCTATACAACACATCAATCCGGGTGTTATGCAATGCCAACACCTCCGAAGGGTTCAACCCCCAAAAGGACGTGAGCTTGCCCGAAATCCACCTCTACGGTGGCAACGTAAACCCCAAGCTCCTCTCCCCTCCACCCCCCAACAGCCCACGTCCATTTTTGGCATTCTTTGCTGGTGGGCTTCACGGCCCAATTAGGCCCATCCTCATCCAACACTGGATGGGCCGTGACACTGACCTCCGCGTCTATGAATACCTCCCCAAGGACATGGACTACTACTCGCTCATGCTCCAATCCAAGTACTGCTTGTGCCCCAGCGGCCACGAGGTGGCCAGCCCCAGAATAGTCGAGGCCATTTACTCCGAGTGTGTTCCTGTGATACTCTCCGATCACTATGTTTTGCCATTCAGCGATGTGTTGAGATGGGAAGCATTCTCTGTTAAGGTGGAGGCATCGGAGATCCCGAGGTTAAAGGAGGTGCTGCAAGCAATATCTGAGGAAAAGTATACGAGGCTCAAGGAGGGTGTGAGAGCTGTTAGGAGACATTTTGAGCTGAACCAGCCTGCCAAGAGATTTGATGTGTTTCACATGATTCTACATTCTGTTTGGCTGAGGAGAATAAACCTAAAACTTGGTTAG